From the genome of Miscanthus floridulus cultivar M001 chromosome 10, ASM1932011v1, whole genome shotgun sequence, one region includes:
- the LOC136484846 gene encoding probably inactive leucine-rich repeat receptor-like protein kinase At5g48380 → MAVWCSCTALLPVLFCFMICQLSYGTVTDIQCLKKLKASVDLENKLEWTFNNNTEGSICGFNGVECWHPNENRVLSLHLGSFGLKGQFPDGLENCSSLTSLDLSSNSLSGPIPADISKRLPFITNLDLSYNSFSGEIPEALANCSYLNAISLQHNKLTGTIPGQLADLSRLAQFNVADNQLSGQIPSSLSKFPASNFANQDLCGRPLSNDCTATSSSRTGVIVGSAVSGAVITLIIVAVILFIVLRKMPAKKLKDVEENKWAKTIKGSKGVKVSMFEKSVSKMKLNDLMKATDDFTKDNIIGTGRSGAMYRATLPDGSFLAIKRLQDTQHSEDQFTSEMSTLGSVRQRNLVPLLGYCIAKNERLLVYKYMPKGSLYDNLHQQNSDKKALEWSLRLKIAIGSARGLAWLHHSCNPRILHRNISSKCILLDDDYEPKISDFGLARLMNPIDTHLSTFVNGEFGDLGYVAPEYTRTLVATPKGDVYSFGVVLLELVTREEPTHVSNAPENFKGSLVDWITYLSNNSILQDAVDKSLIGKGNDTELLQCMKVACSCVLSSPKERPTMFEVYQLLRAVGEKYHFSAADDELTMQPQNANPEDELIVAN, encoded by the exons ATGGCTGTTTGGTGTTCCTGTACTGCTcttctccctgtactcttctgtTTTATGATCTGTCAGCTTTCCTATGGCACAGTAACTGATATCCAATGTCTGAAGAAGCTGAAGGCATCAGTTGATCTGGAGAATAAGTTAGAATGGACATTCAATAACAACACAGAGGGATCCATATGTGGATTTAATGGTGTGGAGTGCTGGCATCCTAATGAGAACAGGGTTCTTTCGCTTCATCTTGGTAGCTTTGGTCTTAAGGGCCAATTCCCTGATGGGCTTGAGAATTGTAGCAGCTTGACTTCGCTGGATCTCTCAAGCAACAGCCTTTCTGGCCCGATCCCAGCTGACATCTCGAAGCGACTTCCATTCATTACAAACCTTGATCTGTCATATAATAGCTTCTCAGGAGAGATACCAGAAGCACTAGCTAATTGTTCTTATCTCAACGCCATCAGTTTACAACATAACAAATTGACTGGAACAATCCCAGGTCAGCTTGCTGATCTCAGTCGCCTAGCCCAGTTTAATGTTGCTGACAATCAATTGTCAGGGCAGATTCCTTCATCTTTGAGCAAATTTCCAGCCTCCAATTTTGCAAATCAAGACCTTTGTGGTAGGCCTCTAAGCAATGACTGCACTGCCACTTCAAGCAGCCGAACAGGGGTAATTGTTGGTTCTGCTGTCAGTGGTGCAGTTATAACTTTAATAATAGTTGCTGTTATTTTATTCATTGTCTTGCGAAAAATGCCTGCAAAGAAGTTAAAAGATGTAGAAGAAAATAAGTGGGCAAAGACTATTAAGGGATCAAAAGGAGTAAAG GTATCAATGTTTGAGAAATCAGTTTCAAAGATGAAGTTGAATGATCTTATGAAAGCAACAGATGATTTTACAAAGGACAATATTATTGGAACTGGTCGATCAGGAGCTATGTACAGAGCAACACTTCCAGATGGTTCATTCCTTGCTATCAAGAGGTTGCAGGACACTCAGCATTCGGAGGACCAATTTACTTCTGAGATGTCAACACTGGGAAGTGTACGGCAACGTAACTTAGTGCCACTTTTGGGATACTGCATTGCCAAGAATGAGAGGCTCTTGGTGTATAAGTACATGCCAAAGGGTTCACTTTATGATAATTTACACCAACAAAACAGTGACAAAAAGGCATTGGAATGGTCATTGAGGCTAAAAATTGCCATTGGGAGTGCTAGAGGATTGGCGTGGCTTCATCACAGTTGCAACCCTCGCATTCTTCATAGGAACATTAGTTCCAAGTGCATATTGCTTGATGATGACTATGAGCCTAAGATCTCCGATTTTGGTCTGGCAAGGCTTATGAATCCCATTGACACCCACCTGAGCACATTTGTGAACGGTGAATTTGGTGACTTAGGGTATGTAGCTCCGGAGTATACACGCACTCTTGTGGCCACTCCAAAAGGGGATGTCTATAGCTTTGGGGTTGTCTTACTTGAACTTGTTACTCGTGAAGAGCCCACACATGTGTCAAATGCGCCAGAGAACTTCAAAGGGAGTTTGGTGGATTGGATAACTTACCTGTCAAACAACTCTATTCTTCAGGATGCAGTTGACAAGTCTTTGATTGGGAAGGGCAACGATACTGAGCTGCTTCAATGCATGAAGGTTGCCTGCTCTTGTGTGCTTTCTTCTCCAAAGGAAAGGCCTACAATGTTCGAGGTTTACCAGCTTCTGAGAGCTGTTGGGGAGAAATATCATTTCAGTGCAGCTGATGATGAATTGACGATGCAACCTCAAAATGCCAATCCTGAAGATGAGCTTATTGTAGCAAACTAG